One Euphorbia lathyris chromosome 1, ddEupLath1.1, whole genome shotgun sequence DNA segment encodes these proteins:
- the LOC136202955 gene encoding protein ABA AND ROS SENSITIVE 1 isoform X2 has product MDAAKKKAIFRAKLNAQKKEKRIDSPLVRYNEFDQPLCRICNVVLKSESLWDAHQASRKHHEAINVMKANAGARVHVGSAKPEASSRPKQADNVELHDTKYEPAAKLSQSQASSVLPTDFFDNETKLTSPKHVNKSELYETSTKLQKPQSSSALPPDFFDNPEAKRKKTGHSVKSKEESLLGNHIDGPPSENPQTKTVGHAKESIRTTDATGSETKQTKGALPEGFFDDKEADLRARGIKLVKPDVKDEYKEFEKLIQEDLQEVDNRMEEEEIDAAETIEEAESLEQRSYREKVEMLKKRKMELAAARLAKRSRSSGVGDKVSSQEESSSEDDDDDNENYAVDWRAQHL; this is encoded by the exons ATGGATGCAGCTAAGAAAAAGGCTATTTTTCGTGCTAAATTGAATGCGCAGAAGAAGGAGAAGCGAATCGATTCACCTCTTGTTAG GTACAATGAATTTGATCAGCCTTTATGTCGGATATGTAATGTCGTTTTGAAATCAGAATCCTTGTGGGATGCACATCAAGCTTCTCGTAAACATCATGAG GCAATAAATGTTATGAAAGCCAATGCAGGAGCACGTGTGCATGTTGGCAGTGCAAAACCTGAAGCTTCAAGTAGACCTAAGCAAGCAGATAATGTGGAGTTGCATGATACAAAATATGAACCTGCAGCAAAATTGTCCCAATCTCAGGCATCATCCGTGCTTCCTACAGATTTTTTTGATAATGAGACAAAGTTGACTTCACCTAAGCATGTGAATAAATCAGAGTTGTATGAAACATCAACAAAACTTCAGAAGCCCCAGTCCTCATCTGCACTTCCTCCGGATTTTTTTGATAATCCCGAGGCAAAGAGAAAAAAAACTG GTCATTCTGTTAAAAGCAAGGAAGAATCTCTTCTAGGCAATCATATAGATGGGCCACCTAGTGAGAATCCGCAGACAAAAACTGTTGGTCATGCCAAGGAGTCAATACGTACAACAGATGCCACTGGTTCAGAAACCAAGCAAACAAAAGGAGCTCTTCCTGAAGGCTTCTTTGATGATAAGGAGGCTGATTTGCGTGCTCGTGGCATTAAGCTTGTTAAGCCAGATGTCAA agatgaATACAAGGAATTTGAAAAGTTGATTCAAGAGGACCTGCAGGAGGTGGATAACCGAATGGAAGAAGAGGAG ATTGATGCAGCTGAAACAATTGAAGAAGCTGAATCTTTAGAACAGAG GTCTTATAGGGAAAAGGTTGAAATgttgaagaagaggaaaatgGAACTGGCAGCTGCTAGGTTAGCCAAACGTAGCAGAAGTTCTGGGGTGGGTGACAAGGTGTCCAGTCAAGAAGAATCATCCAGCGAAGACGATGATGACGACAACGAGAATTATGCAGTTGATTGGAGAGCTCAACACCTTTGA
- the LOC136202955 gene encoding protein ABA AND ROS SENSITIVE 1 isoform X1, which produces MDAAKKKAIFRAKLNAQKKEKRIDSPLVRYNEFDQPLCRICNVVLKSESLWDAHQASRKHHEAINVMKANAGARVHVGSAKPEASSRPKQADNVELHDTKYEPAAKLSQSQASSVLPTDFFDNETKLTSPKHVNKSELYETSTKLQKPQSSSALPPDFFDNPEAKRKKTDNVQLNVESHKSPGHSVKSKEESLLGNHIDGPPSENPQTKTVGHAKESIRTTDATGSETKQTKGALPEGFFDDKEADLRARGIKLVKPDVKDEYKEFEKLIQEDLQEVDNRMEEEEIDAAETIEEAESLEQRSYREKVEMLKKRKMELAAARLAKRSRSSGVGDKVSSQEESSSEDDDDDNENYAVDWRAQHL; this is translated from the exons ATGGATGCAGCTAAGAAAAAGGCTATTTTTCGTGCTAAATTGAATGCGCAGAAGAAGGAGAAGCGAATCGATTCACCTCTTGTTAG GTACAATGAATTTGATCAGCCTTTATGTCGGATATGTAATGTCGTTTTGAAATCAGAATCCTTGTGGGATGCACATCAAGCTTCTCGTAAACATCATGAG GCAATAAATGTTATGAAAGCCAATGCAGGAGCACGTGTGCATGTTGGCAGTGCAAAACCTGAAGCTTCAAGTAGACCTAAGCAAGCAGATAATGTGGAGTTGCATGATACAAAATATGAACCTGCAGCAAAATTGTCCCAATCTCAGGCATCATCCGTGCTTCCTACAGATTTTTTTGATAATGAGACAAAGTTGACTTCACCTAAGCATGTGAATAAATCAGAGTTGTATGAAACATCAACAAAACTTCAGAAGCCCCAGTCCTCATCTGCACTTCCTCCGGATTTTTTTGATAATCCCGAGGCAAAGAGAAAAAAAACTG ATAACGTTCAATTAAATGTGGAATCACATAAAAGTCCAGGTCATTCTGTTAAAAGCAAGGAAGAATCTCTTCTAGGCAATCATATAGATGGGCCACCTAGTGAGAATCCGCAGACAAAAACTGTTGGTCATGCCAAGGAGTCAATACGTACAACAGATGCCACTGGTTCAGAAACCAAGCAAACAAAAGGAGCTCTTCCTGAAGGCTTCTTTGATGATAAGGAGGCTGATTTGCGTGCTCGTGGCATTAAGCTTGTTAAGCCAGATGTCAA agatgaATACAAGGAATTTGAAAAGTTGATTCAAGAGGACCTGCAGGAGGTGGATAACCGAATGGAAGAAGAGGAG ATTGATGCAGCTGAAACAATTGAAGAAGCTGAATCTTTAGAACAGAG GTCTTATAGGGAAAAGGTTGAAATgttgaagaagaggaaaatgGAACTGGCAGCTGCTAGGTTAGCCAAACGTAGCAGAAGTTCTGGGGTGGGTGACAAGGTGTCCAGTCAAGAAGAATCATCCAGCGAAGACGATGATGACGACAACGAGAATTATGCAGTTGATTGGAGAGCTCAACACCTTTGA